From Mustela nigripes isolate SB6536 chromosome 13, MUSNIG.SB6536, whole genome shotgun sequence, one genomic window encodes:
- the LOC132000329 gene encoding uncharacterized protein LOC132000329 has product MPGAGPCGRAGRHSRPAARLTCLLAAGEAPAPGRPRLARACRSAFLTTAAPRRHRHLEEESRALLDPPSFDWPVCGRRFSAAWGRSGLALGPWLASRNVLPDKMLSGIHQSQVLLPNPVRRDSLVLHPRPHDLLWPCGRAATVPVAQRGSGLYGSGPGDKTGGATRASSTVRGAALSRRDRTWHPCPLLDPHGGCGSPPPGTQPQPLWTCWFVRQRPVPAAPGPHVCGHSLPPGRVSSSPFRKLSTSTCGGDRARWAVAQPELASARLAWPAAPGRESTAPRRSLGAPLLSRQARCWRSAVSLGASGQEWTRSGRQRGRQLFGTEAVLPWKVAGARRGLNSAEITSRQRGRQRERGGSRLPAEQRARCGTRSQDPEIMT; this is encoded by the exons ATGCCTGGAGCAGGGCCGTGCGGCCGCGCGGGAAGACACAGCCGTCCTGCGGCCCGTCTCACGTGTCTGCTGGCAGCTGGCGAGGCTCCCGCCCCGGGCCGTCCGCGCCTGGCCAGAGCCTGCCGCTCCGCCTTTCTGACCACGGCGGCCCCCAGGAGGCACAGGCATCTGGAGGAGGAATCGCGAGCTCTGCTGG ACCCGCCGTCCTTCGACTGGCCTGTGTGTGGGAGACGGTTTAGCGCCGCCTGGGGAAGGTCCGGCCTTGCCCTTGGCCCCTGGTTGGCCTCTAGGAACGTTCTGCCTGATAAG ATGCTCAGTGGAATTCACCAGTCGCAAGTCCTCCTTCCAAACCCTGTACGGAGGGACTCACTCGTGCTCCATCCCCGTCCCCATGACCTGCTATGGCCGTGTGGGCGTGCAGCCACCGTTCCCGTGGCGCAG CGTGGATCCGGTCTCTACGGGAGTGGCCCCGGGGACAAAACAGGCGGAGCGACCAGAGCGTCCAGCACCGTCAGGGGTGCAGCTCTCAGTCGGAGGGACCGCACCTGGCACCCGTGCCCCCTCTTAGACCCTCACGGCGGCTGTGGGTCACCACCACCTGgaacccagccccagcccctgtggACGTGCTGGTTCGTGCGCCAACGGCCGGTGCCTGCGGCTCCAGGCCCACATGTGTGCGgtcactccctccctcccggcCGAGTCTCCTCGTCGCCCTTCAGGAAGCTCAGCACTTCCACGTGCGGCGGGGACAGAGCACGCTGGGCGGTGGCTCAGCCTGAGCTCGCAAGCGCCCGCCTGGCGTGGCCGGCGGCCCCGGGCCGGGAGAGCACAGCCCCTCGGCGTTCTCTGGGCGCCCCGCTGCTCAGCCGCCAGGCCCGGTGCTGGAGGTCGGCGGTGTCACTGGGGGCATCAGGGCAGGAGTGGACACGCTCGGGACGACAGCGGGGCAGGCAGCTGTTCGGCACTGAGGCCGTGCTCCCATGGAAAGTGGCCGGCGCGAGGAGAGGTCTCAACAGT gcagagatcacaagcaggcagagaggcaggcagagagagagaggaggaagcaggctccctgctgagcagagagcccgatgcgggactcgatcccaggaccctgagatcatgacctga